The following coding sequences are from one Acidimicrobiales bacterium window:
- a CDS encoding AAA family ATPase — MKREIIEGPSQEAFRSVVAAVRDALHLSQAGLAKAMGVSSATLSGGLSGSRPVTIDTVERLAAAIDELRSSTSSDDRKQRLEALSASAHSIAVAVRGGPTTSVPKQARRPVRSSASLQDRLEHDRLAYFVARDEETAHFATFLNDARGRRAVAVLALTADGGYGKTTLIARLRQEAHDRRWTSAYAQLRLGMGPFDIMSQWKSSLEPHPGPLYGAAVVDYEQAAATHTNATDNGDTLPPVGGMVTGAMGDAAELYNLGAQLGGAAADILTQARRRLTNAFLQDLHPLFATHDGVCLIVDDYHLASRATDDWTRAVLLSSPNFVGPIAILISGRQPLEEVARDWGQWHESIEQIPLGPLDDSGVASYVDRRLPTASSEVVKAVAAASSGVPWLLAIAVDELLAHPEASADTVDEILRGRLLPRVLSHFDASEPGLVAVIEAAALFRQFDEDMVAHVIGRPAHEHLAFLRTRVSFLRPSPDGWTIDDPIADHVASDLRVRAPDRYRELCAKATRACEERLLSVDQATSRGQRLRTLRLVLLAQADLPAAIAELRLATSRVRGVLVADDVSDLVDAVRATSIDAREHPELKAISGLAHLSSGRYDAGYFELEDVLSGDDPRLPTETRIAALTGLVDVCHRRAAVGEALPWCTEGLALARAEGLVDAEAVFLARLAETYGVLGRRVASTQAIKECERLLAEGAVAEDVAAEALIVLSYVYAMRNEWALARARADAAVARAQQLHEAVIRALADSLASWTHTMDGDVAHGLVRARGARRFFRELKDEFQVAVATLNTAELLRCADDITAAERWTKLVLTRFADVDGEGYRLNILSHQAETLLLGGRPQEVVELLDFLAHDAPDLYTDDRYHYGLCLLHLATARRRMTADEGLFAEACTVLGKSQNVRGRLLARHWEAYLAGAIDDLRHVALEAPTAESNDVAAVACHGILEVQISAGASLEELADLTTALVASALRFNVFYGRRMIAEAARVSEALWPELAALVADRRHVDETAEHGLFRSWDSARRSQYAKIRRLESLSTLLRRGAATPAPPNRRRKHA; from the coding sequence GTGAAACGAGAAATCATCGAAGGGCCGTCTCAGGAGGCGTTTCGATCGGTCGTCGCTGCCGTCCGAGACGCTCTGCACCTGTCGCAGGCGGGTCTTGCCAAGGCGATGGGAGTGAGTTCAGCGACCCTGTCGGGCGGACTATCAGGCAGCCGACCGGTGACGATCGACACCGTCGAGCGCTTGGCGGCCGCAATCGATGAGCTACGCAGCAGCACATCTAGCGACGACCGCAAGCAGCGACTCGAGGCGTTGTCCGCTTCGGCTCACAGCATCGCAGTCGCCGTGAGGGGTGGCCCGACGACGTCAGTGCCGAAACAGGCGCGGCGCCCAGTGCGCTCGTCCGCCTCATTGCAGGATCGACTCGAACACGACCGTCTCGCGTACTTCGTCGCTCGCGACGAGGAGACGGCCCACTTTGCAACGTTCCTTAACGACGCCAGAGGCCGGCGTGCGGTGGCGGTTCTGGCACTCACCGCCGATGGCGGCTACGGAAAGACGACTCTGATCGCGCGGTTGAGGCAGGAAGCGCACGATCGTCGGTGGACCTCCGCCTACGCGCAGTTGCGCCTCGGGATGGGCCCGTTCGACATCATGTCGCAGTGGAAGTCAAGTCTTGAACCGCACCCAGGACCGCTCTACGGCGCAGCCGTCGTGGACTATGAGCAGGCAGCTGCCACGCACACGAATGCCACTGACAACGGCGACACTCTCCCGCCGGTCGGGGGCATGGTCACCGGAGCGATGGGCGACGCCGCTGAGCTGTACAACCTTGGCGCACAACTCGGTGGTGCCGCTGCGGACATCCTCACGCAGGCGCGGCGCCGGCTGACGAACGCGTTCCTCCAGGACTTGCATCCGCTCTTCGCGACACACGACGGCGTCTGCCTGATCGTCGACGACTACCACTTGGCCTCCAGAGCGACGGACGACTGGACTCGGGCTGTTCTGCTCTCGTCTCCGAACTTCGTCGGGCCGATAGCGATCCTCATCAGCGGTCGCCAACCACTCGAGGAGGTTGCTCGCGACTGGGGCCAATGGCACGAGTCGATCGAGCAGATTCCCCTCGGACCGTTGGACGACAGCGGAGTTGCTTCTTACGTAGATCGACGCCTACCCACGGCGTCATCCGAAGTGGTGAAAGCCGTAGCGGCGGCGTCGAGCGGGGTGCCGTGGCTTCTCGCCATCGCAGTCGATGAACTGCTCGCTCATCCCGAGGCTTCGGCGGACACCGTTGACGAAATTCTTCGCGGGAGGCTCTTACCCCGAGTCCTGTCACACTTCGACGCCAGCGAGCCAGGGCTGGTGGCCGTGATCGAGGCGGCGGCGCTGTTCCGTCAGTTTGACGAGGATATGGTTGCCCACGTCATCGGGCGGCCGGCGCATGAGCATCTGGCGTTTCTCAGGACGCGCGTGTCGTTCCTTCGGCCCTCCCCGGACGGGTGGACGATTGACGATCCCATCGCGGACCACGTGGCTTCCGACCTTCGCGTCCGAGCGCCTGACAGGTACAGGGAGCTGTGCGCAAAGGCGACAAGAGCCTGCGAGGAGCGGCTGCTATCCGTCGACCAAGCGACCTCGCGGGGTCAGCGGCTACGAACGCTGCGCTTGGTTCTCCTCGCGCAGGCCGACTTGCCAGCGGCGATAGCTGAACTCCGGCTGGCGACGAGCCGCGTTCGTGGCGTTCTCGTCGCCGACGACGTTTCGGATCTAGTCGATGCCGTGCGCGCGACCTCCATAGACGCTCGAGAGCACCCTGAGCTAAAGGCGATCAGCGGGTTGGCCCACCTCTCTTCAGGCCGGTATGACGCCGGGTACTTCGAACTCGAAGACGTTCTCTCCGGGGATGATCCGCGCCTTCCAACCGAGACGAGAATCGCGGCGCTGACGGGACTCGTCGATGTCTGCCACCGGCGGGCGGCCGTCGGCGAGGCCTTGCCCTGGTGCACGGAAGGGCTCGCCCTGGCTCGCGCCGAAGGGTTGGTTGACGCCGAAGCCGTCTTCCTCGCGCGATTGGCGGAAACCTACGGTGTGCTCGGTCGGCGAGTTGCAAGCACTCAGGCGATCAAGGAGTGCGAGCGCCTGCTCGCGGAAGGGGCAGTCGCGGAAGACGTCGCCGCCGAGGCCCTGATAGTCCTCAGCTACGTCTACGCGATGCGCAACGAGTGGGCGCTCGCTCGTGCCCGCGCTGACGCTGCTGTAGCTCGCGCTCAACAGCTCCATGAAGCGGTCATTCGAGCACTCGCAGACAGTCTGGCTTCGTGGACCCACACCATGGATGGCGATGTCGCACACGGGCTCGTGCGAGCGCGCGGAGCACGACGGTTCTTTCGAGAGTTGAAAGACGAGTTCCAGGTAGCGGTGGCAACGCTGAACACAGCCGAACTGCTGCGCTGCGCAGACGACATCACTGCCGCTGAACGATGGACCAAGTTGGTCCTCACTCGGTTCGCGGATGTCGACGGCGAGGGATACCGCCTAAACATCCTCTCGCACCAAGCCGAGACTCTGCTCCTCGGGGGTAGGCCGCAGGAAGTTGTCGAGCTGCTCGACTTCCTCGCGCACGACGCACCCGACCTCTACACCGACGATCGGTACCACTACGGGCTCTGCCTCCTGCACCTGGCGACGGCACGGCGCCGCATGACGGCGGACGAAGGCCTTTTCGCAGAGGCGTGCACCGTGCTCGGCAAGTCGCAGAACGTCCGCGGGCGACTCCTGGCGCGACACTGGGAGGCGTACCTAGCTGGCGCTATCGACGACCTCCGCCATGTCGCCCTCGAAGCGCCAACGGCGGAGTCGAACGACGTCGCAGCAGTGGCCTGTCATGGAATCCTCGAGGTCCAGATCTCCGCTGGGGCGTCGCTGGAGGAGCTAGCAGACCTCACAACGGCGCTAGTCGCATCCGCTCTCAGGTTCAACGTGTTCTACGGGCGACGGATGATCGCGGAAGCGGCACGCGTGTCGGAGGCGCTGTGGCCGGAACTCGCCGCCTTGGTGGCTGATCGCCGTCACGTGGACGAGACTGCTGAGCACGGCCTGTTCAGGTCGTGGGATAGTGCGCGTCGGAGTCAGTACGCGAAGATCCGCAGGCTTGAGTCCCTATCAACGCTGTTGCGCCGAGGCGCCGCTACGCCAGCACCGCCGAATCGAAGGAGGAAACACGCATGA
- a CDS encoding cupin domain-containing protein, which yields MNRFHFTVADGEHWGWADIAGVSLSTKDDCAAISGAVITVTGRHGETSSPINDRVYFVLTGIGRFAVAGEEVAVSPDEMVIVPKNTLYDFWSDSEMRLFVVDSPAFDEETESTS from the coding sequence ATGAACCGGTTCCATTTCACTGTCGCCGATGGCGAGCACTGGGGGTGGGCGGACATCGCCGGGGTGTCCCTCTCCACCAAGGACGACTGCGCTGCAATCAGCGGAGCCGTCATCACTGTTACCGGGCGTCATGGAGAGACAAGCAGCCCAATCAACGACCGCGTCTACTTCGTCCTGACCGGGATCGGGCGTTTCGCAGTCGCTGGAGAGGAGGTCGCGGTCTCTCCCGACGAGATGGTCATCGTCCCAAAGAACACTCTGTATGACTTCTGGTCGGACTCAGAGATGCGGCTCTTCGTTGTCGATAGCCCAGCCTTCGACGAAGAGACCGAGAGCACTTCGTGA
- a CDS encoding SDR family oxidoreductase: MTGVALVTGGERGLGRLIADRLAAAGYEVVSCSRHRDPSSASKHIAVDLSDSDAPRRVVDRVLAENGCPSVVVNNAGAILAYEGLPSEDPSTALKTFSVNALVPLEFCRLLAQPMTEAGGGNIINITSVYGSLACPEIVSYAASKAALLSTTRSLAVSLAGGRIRVNAISPGNYDTEMTQSAGSDYVSEVVQKTPWRRLGAPIEVADAVEFILGADFMTGHELVLDGGISLVGG, from the coding sequence GTGACAGGTGTTGCCCTTGTCACCGGCGGCGAGCGGGGCCTCGGTAGACTCATCGCCGATCGACTTGCCGCGGCCGGATACGAAGTAGTCAGCTGCAGCCGACACCGTGACCCTTCGAGCGCGAGCAAGCATATCGCGGTAGATCTGAGCGATTCTGATGCGCCGCGTCGGGTCGTCGACCGAGTCCTTGCCGAGAACGGTTGCCCATCAGTGGTTGTGAACAACGCTGGCGCCATACTTGCCTATGAGGGCCTTCCATCGGAGGATCCATCGACGGCTCTGAAGACGTTCTCGGTCAATGCGCTAGTTCCGTTGGAGTTCTGCCGGCTCCTCGCCCAGCCGATGACCGAGGCCGGCGGCGGCAACATCATCAACATAACCTCGGTGTATGGGTCGTTGGCGTGTCCAGAGATCGTGAGTTACGCCGCTTCCAAAGCAGCGCTTCTCAGCACGACTCGTTCGTTAGCGGTCTCATTGGCGGGCGGACGCATTCGAGTCAACGCGATAAGTCCGGGTAACTATGACACTGAGATGACCCAGTCGGCGGGCTCTGACTACGTTTCCGAGGTGGTCCAGAAGACACCTTGGCGCCGCCTGGGCGCGCCGATCGAGGTAGCAGATGCAGTCGAGTTCATTCTTGGCGCTGACTTCATGACCGGCCATGAGCTGGTCCTCGACGGTGGCATCTCGCTAGTCGGCGGCTGA
- a CDS encoding NTP transferase domain-containing protein, whose translation MIGLVVCGGQGTRLGPLGSAINKCLLPVRGRPALSWAIDLTRDVGCDRTVLLAGHLIGQIRTYVTTEGFRDVEVLDAGTDSTGVAVARALEEDGSERVVYSHGDIVLGGVARRRLHAAIHGLADSEGLVAVSRRDRAPTHPHAVVERGRVTSFVPARDGARCCVGVASFTPAMLPTDTRRSGALEYLIDESAISARLVRAADIGADWTHLERLDLYDQVR comes from the coding sequence ATGATCGGCCTCGTCGTCTGCGGTGGCCAAGGGACGCGACTGGGCCCCTTGGGTTCTGCCATTAACAAGTGCCTGTTGCCAGTGCGAGGGCGTCCGGCCCTGAGCTGGGCTATCGACCTGACACGCGACGTTGGGTGCGACCGGACTGTTCTCCTTGCCGGTCACCTGATCGGTCAGATCCGGACCTACGTCACGACTGAGGGCTTTCGAGATGTAGAGGTGCTCGATGCTGGAACTGACTCGACGGGTGTTGCAGTCGCTCGGGCGCTCGAGGAAGACGGCTCCGAACGGGTCGTGTACTCGCATGGCGACATCGTTCTCGGCGGCGTCGCCCGCCGGCGGCTCCACGCGGCGATCCATGGATTGGCTGATTCCGAGGGTCTGGTGGCAGTCAGTCGGCGTGATCGAGCTCCGACGCATCCCCACGCGGTTGTGGAGCGCGGTCGCGTGACCTCGTTCGTTCCCGCACGCGATGGTGCACGCTGCTGCGTGGGGGTGGCGTCCTTCACGCCAGCCATGCTGCCGACGGACACGCGTCGATCTGGAGCGCTTGAGTATCTGATCGACGAGAGTGCCATATCCGCCCGGCTTGTACGCGCCGCAGACATCGGCGCAGACTGGACGCACCTCGAGCGCCTCGACCTTTATGACCAGGTACGGTGA
- a CDS encoding class I SAM-dependent methyltransferase, translating to MDDQREDHEKSHLGTVPPNLSAASRRPGASVFGAFQSQFLMTGLADTVATAAGGVLTEAPLIIDCGSGGGRLSEALLDRLPEAGLRIVLLDVDHGAVAEGVGRMRDRIVAGLCADLEVLPFRRRCGAVFMLSHVLYYTRDRETLLQRLLFECASSWVVAVVRDRECVTARLWRHVTGGGRRATDSVWLRDFIERDPRIEAAVVENITDARGILTDLPEFLVDARSAPKTSAFVEATVYRSPLVDQVLYDQAVEFFSSSSDFLIREHVYVLNSAEVLK from the coding sequence TTGGACGATCAACGCGAGGATCACGAAAAGAGTCACTTAGGGACAGTCCCGCCGAACCTCTCAGCAGCCTCACGCCGTCCCGGCGCTTCGGTCTTCGGCGCCTTCCAGTCGCAGTTTCTCATGACCGGCCTGGCGGACACCGTAGCGACAGCGGCGGGGGGAGTTCTTACCGAGGCTCCACTGATCATCGACTGCGGGTCTGGGGGCGGACGGCTGTCCGAGGCGCTCCTAGATCGTCTGCCAGAAGCGGGCTTGCGAATCGTGCTGTTGGACGTTGACCATGGTGCCGTGGCGGAGGGCGTCGGCCGTATGCGAGACCGAATCGTGGCTGGTCTGTGCGCAGACTTGGAGGTACTACCGTTTCGGCGGCGATGCGGGGCGGTCTTCATGCTCAGTCACGTCCTCTACTACACCCGCGACCGAGAGACTCTGCTCCAGAGATTGCTCTTCGAGTGCGCCTCATCGTGGGTGGTTGCGGTCGTCCGCGATCGGGAGTGCGTGACGGCACGGTTGTGGCGACACGTGACTGGCGGGGGACGACGAGCGACAGATTCTGTGTGGCTGCGCGATTTTATCGAACGGGACCCGAGAATTGAGGCGGCCGTGGTTGAGAACATCACCGACGCGCGCGGCATCCTGACTGATCTTCCCGAGTTCTTGGTTGATGCCCGCTCTGCTCCGAAGACGTCGGCCTTCGTGGAAGCGACCGTGTACCGCTCACCGCTTGTTGATCAGGTCTTGTACGACCAAGCGGTGGAGTTCTTCTCAAGCAGCAGCGATTTCCTTATTCGAGAGCACGTGTACGTGCTCAATTCAGCAGAGGTGCTCAAATGA
- a CDS encoding DUF2321 domain-containing protein, with translation MPANYYSEACVCRRGHVYVTDTSRMPPSDHCETCGAMLITHCVDCDEALRGLSAPPGKMVAYKSPYDPPSFCFNCGGPFPWASRQARLWELENRLDEEAGLTEADRLTIHEQLEDLRSGELSDEEATERWQRLHDVAPGALAKAVKVVETVATAYTMKKLGLVT, from the coding sequence ATGCCAGCCAACTACTACTCGGAAGCATGCGTCTGCCGGCGCGGCCACGTCTACGTGACCGATACGTCCCGCATGCCGCCGTCGGACCATTGCGAGACATGTGGCGCCATGCTCATAACGCACTGCGTTGACTGTGACGAAGCGCTTCGAGGTCTCTCGGCGCCTCCGGGAAAAATGGTGGCCTACAAGTCCCCTTACGATCCCCCGTCGTTCTGCTTCAACTGCGGAGGTCCGTTCCCGTGGGCGAGTCGCCAGGCGCGACTTTGGGAACTCGAGAACCGGCTCGACGAAGAGGCCGGGCTGACGGAAGCCGACCGTCTCACGATTCATGAGCAGCTGGAAGACCTGCGGTCCGGCGAACTCTCTGATGAGGAGGCAACCGAGCGGTGGCAACGACTGCACGATGTGGCACCGGGGGCCCTGGCGAAGGCCGTGAAGGTGGTGGAGACGGTGGCAACTGCGTACACGATGAAAAAGCTGGGGCTCGTTACCTAG
- a CDS encoding site-specific integrase, which produces MTLAEFARGEWLPSMRGRLKPSTWDSYRRNMELHVLPQLGSSLLTELTPRSLNVLYGGLLEHGKRNGRGGLSATTVRYIHVIIHGALADAADLGLVAANPASRAKPPRVNRPVHESSAWNADELQTFLRSVADDRIYPAIHLAALTGMRRGEILGLQWGDVDLPNSRLVVRHTLVSIGYQVQESTPKTHRPRQVELDEGSSSTLQRHRSATITSGQETGFGDLVFTDDAGERLHPDLFTQRFDRLVARSGLRRIRLHDLRHTHATLALAAGVPVRVMSERLGHASPEFTMRQYQHVLPGMQAAAAQQIADLVSGGAN; this is translated from the coding sequence GTGACGCTCGCTGAGTTCGCTCGAGGCGAGTGGCTGCCGTCGATGCGGGGTCGCCTGAAACCAAGCACCTGGGATTCCTACCGACGGAACATGGAACTCCACGTGCTGCCACAACTTGGCAGTTCGTTGTTGACCGAGCTGACGCCCCGAAGTCTGAACGTCCTCTACGGGGGCCTCCTTGAGCACGGCAAGCGAAACGGTCGCGGCGGCCTGAGCGCGACGACAGTGCGATATATCCACGTCATCATCCATGGAGCGCTGGCCGACGCAGCAGACCTCGGTCTGGTCGCCGCAAATCCTGCCAGCCGGGCAAAGCCCCCAAGGGTGAACCGGCCGGTTCATGAGTCCAGTGCTTGGAACGCGGACGAGCTACAGACGTTCCTTCGTTCGGTGGCTGACGATCGCATCTATCCAGCGATCCACCTTGCTGCGCTCACCGGGATGCGACGCGGCGAGATCCTCGGCCTCCAGTGGGGCGACGTTGATCTTCCGAACAGTCGGCTCGTCGTTCGCCACACCCTGGTGTCCATCGGCTACCAGGTCCAGGAGTCGACACCGAAGACCCACAGGCCACGACAGGTGGAGCTTGACGAGGGCTCCTCGTCGACCCTGCAACGTCACCGGTCCGCCACGATCACCAGTGGTCAAGAGACTGGGTTTGGCGACCTCGTCTTCACCGATGACGCCGGAGAGCGGCTCCACCCTGATCTCTTCACTCAACGGTTCGACCGCCTCGTCGCCCGGTCGGGACTGCGGAGGATCCGGCTTCACGACCTCCGACACACCCACGCCACCCTCGCCCTGGCCGCCGGTGTGCCCGTCCGCGTCATGAGCGAGCGACTCGGCCACGCGTCGCCTGAGTTCACGATGAGGCAGTACCAGCACGTCCTCCCCGGCATGCAGGCAGCGGCCGCCCAGCAGATCGCCGACCTCGTCAGCGGCGGCGCCAACTGA
- a CDS encoding HNH endonuclease, with amino-acid sequence MTDLSRDATRDLWLSRVARVRQFRKHGERAPHKPLLLLYALGRVASGAGGPIPYRQAEPQVSLLLDEFGPPRKSHASYPFRRLANDDGIWVLTTPSGEDPGDSAGRLNALDAVGSFSPELEGALQADPGLVVLLARFLLEDNWPQSLHVEIAASVGLDLDVADVALVRERLAEDRRRRDPHFRERVLMAYEYRCAMCGYDGRMDRAAVGLEAAHVRWWSDGGPDTIENAACLCSLHHVLFDKGVLGVTADYEVQVSKRFVGRGAAAQTLVLDLAGRSMLEPQAGETPPAPINLDWHATQVFREPARVAAGHG; translated from the coding sequence ATGACCGACCTGAGCCGAGATGCCACTCGGGACCTCTGGCTCAGTCGGGTCGCTCGGGTCCGCCAGTTCCGCAAGCACGGCGAGCGGGCGCCACACAAGCCGCTGCTCCTCCTCTATGCCCTTGGCCGAGTGGCTAGCGGCGCCGGCGGTCCGATCCCGTACCGCCAGGCCGAACCCCAAGTGAGCCTCCTGCTCGACGAGTTCGGGCCGCCGCGCAAGAGCCACGCCTCCTATCCCTTCCGCCGGCTCGCGAACGACGATGGCATCTGGGTCTTGACCACACCGAGCGGTGAGGACCCGGGGGACTCCGCCGGCCGGCTCAATGCGCTTGACGCCGTCGGATCGTTCAGTCCCGAGCTCGAGGGCGCTCTACAGGCGGACCCGGGCCTGGTCGTACTGCTCGCCAGATTCCTGCTCGAGGACAACTGGCCGCAGAGCCTGCACGTCGAGATCGCCGCCTCGGTCGGCCTTGACCTCGACGTCGCGGACGTGGCCCTGGTCCGCGAGCGCCTCGCCGAGGATCGCCGGCGCCGGGACCCGCACTTCCGGGAGCGGGTCCTGATGGCCTACGAGTACCGCTGCGCCATGTGTGGCTACGACGGGAGGATGGACCGGGCCGCCGTCGGGCTGGAGGCGGCCCACGTCCGCTGGTGGTCGGACGGCGGTCCCGACACCATCGAGAACGCAGCTTGCTTGTGCAGCCTCCACCACGTGCTGTTCGACAAAGGGGTGCTTGGCGTAACGGCGGACTACGAGGTTCAGGTGTCGAAGCGCTTCGTGGGTCGAGGCGCCGCAGCCCAGACCCTCGTCCTCGATCTCGCCGGCCGCTCGATGCTCGAGCCTCAGGCCGGGGAGACCCCGCCTGCGCCGATCAACCTTGACTGGCACGCCACCCAGGTCTTCCGTGAACCGGCTCGCGTTGCTGCGGGTCACGGATGA
- a CDS encoding TM0106 family RecB-like putative nuclease produces MTDRLLTPSKITAWLDCAHYLTLRHQVEAGTLSIPRQPFGALAQLLLDKGLQHEADCLAEYRRQGRSVLEIPARLRNESFADWIARVGSPFDAGYDVIYQMPFVHEGVRGIADFLVRVEDEATGSITYEPVDAKLARAEAKPGHVLQLCFYAEALEAATGTPPERIHLWLGSGQVQSLLTADFRSYWNRLRGQLATLLDSETATTASTPQPCSHCDFCEFFETCEHEWRSADSLIYVAGIRQSDRAALESSGARTLSELAVRDEPVDDLQPERLRRLVEQAALQVEARDDPGPPPPFRIIEPGDDPMWGHGFDVLPEPDDGDVFLDFEGHPFWQADAGLFFLLGYIVRGGDGDWCYETIWAHDRDEEAAATQQLIDFLVQRRAAHPGMHVYHYNHTERSALERLAADHGVGEVALDTLVETGLFVDLLVIVRNALQVGTESYGLKHIEQLTEYARGHDIDQGSGAVVEYETYIGDLDPTHLDRIAAYNEDDVRATRALRDWLVAERPPALAWRAAYIEPEEAKPELDAQVAALHAFGPETPEHLLGDLLGYWLREYRAHIAPKLAKTAHDTPSLLDDPEVIAGMELMGQTERLGKNDRVLTPAMSFRWPDQEIAADLEPGGMSSVVYSTAGWSRWVFERRPTRPSQAGG; encoded by the coding sequence ATGACGGACCGCCTGCTCACGCCCTCGAAGATCACCGCGTGGCTCGATTGCGCGCACTACCTCACGCTCAGGCACCAAGTGGAGGCGGGGACTCTGAGCATCCCGCGCCAACCGTTCGGCGCGCTTGCACAGCTCCTGTTGGATAAGGGTCTGCAGCATGAGGCGGACTGTCTGGCGGAGTACCGCAGGCAGGGCCGAAGCGTCCTCGAAATCCCAGCCCGACTGCGGAACGAGTCGTTCGCCGACTGGATTGCCCGCGTCGGCAGCCCGTTCGACGCGGGCTATGACGTCATCTACCAGATGCCGTTCGTCCACGAGGGTGTACGCGGTATCGCAGACTTCCTCGTCCGGGTGGAGGATGAGGCGACGGGCTCAATCACGTACGAGCCCGTCGACGCCAAGCTGGCCAGAGCCGAAGCGAAGCCTGGCCACGTCCTCCAACTGTGCTTCTACGCCGAGGCCTTGGAGGCGGCGACCGGCACGCCTCCAGAGCGCATTCACCTCTGGCTCGGCTCGGGACAGGTGCAGTCGCTTCTGACCGCTGACTTCCGCTCCTACTGGAACCGCCTCCGTGGTCAGCTCGCAACGCTTCTCGACAGCGAGACTGCGACCACGGCGTCGACTCCACAGCCGTGCTCGCACTGTGACTTCTGCGAGTTCTTCGAGACGTGTGAGCACGAGTGGCGAAGCGCCGATTCGCTGATCTACGTCGCCGGCATCCGACAGTCCGATCGTGCGGCACTCGAGTCAAGTGGCGCTAGGACCCTCAGCGAGCTGGCGGTCCGGGATGAACCGGTCGATGACCTTCAGCCCGAGCGCCTCCGCCGCCTCGTCGAACAGGCGGCGCTGCAGGTTGAGGCGCGCGATGACCCCGGTCCGCCGCCACCCTTTAGGATCATCGAGCCGGGCGACGACCCCATGTGGGGCCACGGGTTTGACGTCCTGCCCGAGCCCGACGACGGCGATGTGTTCCTCGACTTCGAGGGCCACCCGTTCTGGCAGGCGGACGCCGGTCTCTTCTTCTTGCTCGGCTACATCGTCCGAGGTGGCGATGGGGACTGGTGCTACGAGACCATCTGGGCCCACGACCGCGATGAGGAGGCCGCGGCTACGCAGCAACTCATCGACTTCCTCGTCCAGCGTCGTGCCGCCCACCCTGGCATGCACGTGTATCACTACAACCACACGGAGCGTTCGGCCCTCGAGCGTCTCGCCGCCGACCATGGCGTCGGCGAGGTAGCGCTGGACACGTTGGTGGAGACGGGCCTGTTCGTCGACTTGCTGGTCATCGTCCGCAACGCGTTGCAGGTGGGCACCGAGTCGTACGGTCTGAAGCACATCGAGCAGCTCACCGAGTACGCGCGCGGCCACGACATCGACCAGGGATCGGGCGCGGTCGTCGAGTACGAGACCTACATCGGCGATCTCGACCCGACGCACCTGGACCGCATCGCCGCCTACAACGAGGACGACGTGCGGGCAACCAGAGCACTGCGCGACTGGCTCGTCGCTGAGCGACCGCCGGCCCTCGCCTGGCGGGCCGCCTACATCGAGCCCGAAGAAGCCAAGCCGGAGCTCGACGCGCAGGTGGCAGCGCTGCATGCCTTCGGCCCGGAGACGCCAGAGCACCTTCTCGGCGATCTGCTGGGCTACTGGCTGCGGGAGTACCGAGCACACATCGCCCCGAAGCTCGCCAAGACTGCGCACGACACCCCGAGCCTGCTCGACGATCCCGAGGTCATCGCTGGCATGGAGCTGATGGGTCAGACAGAACGCCTCGGCAAGAACGACCGGGTGCTCACGCCTGCCATGTCCTTCCGCTGGCCGGACCAGGAGATCGCCGCCGATCTCGAGCCGGGAGGCATGTCGTCGGTCGTTTACAGCACGGCCGGATGGTCCCGTTGGGTATTCGAGCGTCGACCGACTCGACCGAGCCAAGCGGGAGGTTGA